A genomic region of Runella rosea contains the following coding sequences:
- a CDS encoding VOC family protein encodes MATVNPYLNFLGNTEDAFNFYKSVFGGEFVGLQRFKDTPEADKLSAADQDKIMHVALPIGSNTILMGTDALESMGHTLTLGNNLSLAIGAESKEEAEKIFNGLAEGGEVEMPLQDTFWGAYFGMTTDKFGIKWMVNFDYPQN; translated from the coding sequence ATGGCAACAGTCAATCCGTATTTGAACTTTTTAGGGAACACTGAAGATGCATTTAACTTTTACAAATCGGTTTTTGGGGGAGAGTTTGTTGGACTTCAGCGTTTTAAAGACACCCCAGAGGCGGATAAATTATCTGCCGCCGATCAGGACAAAATCATGCATGTAGCCTTGCCTATCGGCAGCAATACGATTCTGATGGGAACCGACGCCCTCGAATCTATGGGGCATACGCTTACGCTGGGTAATAATTTGTCGTTGGCCATCGGGGCTGAAAGCAAGGAAGAAGCCGAAAAAATCTTTAACGGATTGGCCGAAGGTGGCGAAGTTGAAATGCCGCTTCAGGACACTTTCTGGGGAGCCTACTTCGGAATGACAACCGATAAATTTGGCATTAAATGGATGGTGAACTTCGACTATCCTCAAAACTAA
- a CDS encoding GyrI-like domain-containing protein, protein MNIKESKPYNALVFRVRTTLPELSNHVAHVAKNLYREAARLDLMVTGVIHWNYYGIDGQPDTKFLLEIALPIQEKEVVSSEFEWRRIAGFKCVSAVLDGPWEQLPKTYETLIRQLQAQGLHMTDECREMYINMDFETPENNITEVQVGVR, encoded by the coding sequence ATGAATATCAAAGAATCAAAACCCTACAATGCCCTGGTTTTTCGCGTCAGAACCACCCTTCCAGAATTATCAAACCACGTGGCTCACGTGGCCAAAAATCTCTACCGCGAAGCTGCGCGCCTCGATTTGATGGTTACGGGGGTCATTCACTGGAATTATTATGGTATTGACGGACAGCCAGATACAAAATTTCTGTTGGAAATAGCACTGCCGATTCAAGAAAAAGAGGTGGTTTCGTCGGAATTTGAATGGCGGCGTATTGCGGGTTTTAAGTGTGTCTCTGCCGTGTTGGATGGGCCGTGGGAGCAACTGCCCAAAACCTACGAAACCCTCATTCGTCAACTCCAAGCCCAAGGGCTTCACATGACCGATGAGTGCCGGGAGATGTACATCAATATGGATTTTGAAACGCCAGAAAACAACATCACCGAAGTGCAGGTGGGAGTTAGGTAA